A region of the Acidimicrobiales bacterium genome:
CGGCCCTTGACGGCCAGTGCCTCGACCTCGGCGCGGGCGAGGATCGCGTCGGCTTCGGCCCGGGCACGGGCCACCATCGCCTCGGCATCGATCTCGTCGGGCAGGGCCATCGTGAACGCTCCTCGGACCGGGACCCTCCCGTCCCGGACGGACACGAGTGTAGCCACACGACCACGCGCAGTGTTCGATCGGCCCGGCACCCCGGCGCCGACCGCGACCGTCGCCCGCGCCGCCGACGCGGCGGTGGCTGACGACCCCGTCAGCTTCTTGGCGCCGCACGGCCCGCCACCACTACCTTGCCGCCATGCAGCAGATCCTCGACGCCATCCAGGCCGGCGCATCCAGTGACGAGTTCGCCGCCCTCCCGATCCCCGAGTCCTACCGCGCCGTGGTCGTCCGCAAGGACGAACAGGAGATGTTCGCCGGTCTCCCCAGCGCCGAGAAGGACCCCCGCCGCTCCCTGCACGTCCAGGAGATCGCGCTCCCGGAGATCGCCCCCGACGAAGCCGTGATCGCCGTCATGGCCAGCTCCATCAACTTCAACACGGTGTGGAGCGCCATCTTCGAGCCGGTGTCCACCTTCGGCTTCCTCTCCCGGCTCGGGCGCGAGGGCTACTGGGGGGCCCGTCACGACCAGGACTTCCACGCCGTGGGCTCCGACGCCTCCGGCGTCGTGCTCCGCGTCGGTTCGGCCGTGCGGAAGTGGAAGCCGGGCGACAAGGTCGTCGTCCACTGCAACTACGTCGACGACCAGGACCACTCGAGCCACAACGACTCGATGCTGGCCGACAACCAGCGCATCTGGGGCTTCGAGACGAACTACGGCGGTCTCGCCGACCTCTCCGTCGTCAAGGCCAACCAGCTCATGCCGAAGCCGGCCCACCTCACCTGGGAGGAGTCGGCGGTCAACGCGCTGTGCAACTCCACCAGCTACCGGATGCTCGTCAGCGCCAACGCCGCCCCGATGCGCCAGGGCGACGCCGTGCTCGTCTGGGGAGCCACCGGCGGGCTCGGCGGCTACGCCGTGCAGTACGTGCTCAACGGCGGCGGCACTCCCGTCGGCGTCGTCTCCTCGCCCGACAAGGTCGAGCTCTTGAAGGACCTCGGGTGTGAGGCCGTGATCGACCGCAAGGCCGCCGGCTACCGGTTCTGGTCCGACGAGCACACCCAGGACGAGAGCGAGTGGCGCCGCCTCGGGAAGGACATCCGCGGGTTGATCGGCCGCGACGTCGACATCGTCTTCGAGCACCCCGGACGCCAGACCTTCGGGGCCTCCGTCTTCGTCGCCGCCCGGGGCGGCACGATCGTCACCTGCGCGGCGACGAGCGGCTTCATGATCGAGTTCGACAACCGCCACCTCTGGATGAAGCTCAAGCGCATCGTCAGCTCGCACTTCGCCAACTACGCCGAGGCGTGGGAGGCCAACGACCTCATCTGCCAGGGCCGGATCCAACCCATCCTGTCGGCGGTCCACCCTCTCGAGGGGTCCGGCGAGGCCGCCTACCAGGTGCACCGCAACCTCCACGAGGGGAAGATCGCCGTGCTCTGCGCCGCGCCCGAGGAGGGCCTCGGCATCGACGACCCCGAGTTCCGTGCCGAGGTCGGCGAAGATCGCGTCACCGCCTTCCGCCGTCACGGCGCCTGAGACAGGAGACCCCCATGAGCATCAACGTGCGTCGGCCCGGCGAGGACGACCAGCAGACCCAGACCACCCAGTCGGGCCAGACCCGCCCGCTGCTCACCGAGATCGACCACATCGCCATCGCCGTGCCCGACCTCGGCGAGGCCATCGACTACTACCGGGAGACCTTCGGGGCGGTCGTCGACCACCGTGAGGTCGTCGAGAGCGACGGGGTGGAGGAGGCGCTGTTGAAGGTGGCCGAGAGCTACGTCCAGCTCCTCACCCCGACCCGCGACGACTCGACCGTGGCCAAGTGGCTCGAGAAGCGGGGCGGGCCGGGCATCCACCACGTGGGCTACCGGGTGGCCGACTGCGGCGAGGCCCTCGACGCCGTGAAGGCCCAGGGCTTCCGCGTCCTCGACGACGCGCCCCGCCCCGGCTCACGGGGCACGACGGTGGCCTTCATCCACCCGAAGGACGCGCTGGGCACGCTGATCGAGCTCGTCGAGGAGTAGCGCCGCCGATCGGCTCGGGGCGCCCGGGTCGGTCCGGCGGTCAGGTGGTCAGGTGGTCAGGTGGTCAGGGGCACTCGACCCGGACCCAGCGCTCGACCTCGACGGTGGCCGCCGCCACCTCGGCCTGGCGGGGGTAGCCGTCGATGGTGGCCCGGGCCGACGCCGCATCGGGCGCCGCCTGGGTCTCGTCGGCGACGAAGTTCGCGAAGTCGCTCAGGTCGGCGAGCGGGCCCCGCAGCGACTCGGGCCCGGCGGCCGCGGCCTGGTCGTAGAGGGCGGCGTTCAGGCGGGCGTCCACCACGACGCGCTGGCGCTCGTCGGGCCAGCTGTCCAGGTCCCGCGGCAGGAGGTCGGCGACCGGCAGCGCCCGCCGCAACGCGTCGCAGCTCGCCGCCGAGGGCGGCGCACCCGGTTCGGTGGACGGTGGGGGCAGCACCGAGGGCGACGGAGGCCCGGGCACCGAGGACCCGGTGGTCGCCGGCGCCTCCTCCCCGGGCGAGCCGGCGAGGGTCGTCCCCGTCCCGGCACCCGTGGTCGGCACCGCCGAGTCGGTCCCGTCGCCGTCCGAGCACCCCGACGCCACCGTCAGGGCCACGACGACGACGAGCGCGGGGAGCAGGGATCGACGCATCCCTCCGACTGTAGGCACGCCGGGCCCGACCCCCTCCGCCACCCGGGCGGGGTCGGGGGCCCTCGCGGTCACGCCACTACCGTGCCCCGGATGCCCGAGCGCACCTTCACCGTGGTGGAACTGGCCGCCGCCGTCGCCGAGGTCGTGGAGGGCCGGTTCGGCAGCGGCCTGTGGGTCGAGGGCGAGGTGGCCTCGATGAGCCGGAGCCGCCAAGGGCACGTCTACTTCGACCTCGTCGACCGTCCCCCGGAGGGCGGTGCTCCCGTCGCGGCCATCCCCACCGTGCTGTGGTCCTCGGCGCGCGAGCGCGTCAATGCGCTGCTGCGCCGCCACGACAGCATCCGCATCGTCGACGGGGTACGGATCCGGATCGGAGGGCGCATCGAGTTCTACCCACCCAAGGGCCGGCTGCAGCTCCAGATGCAGCAGATAGATCCCACGTACACCCTGGGCCTGTTGGCCGGCGAGCGCGATCGTGTCGTGCGGCTCCTCGAGGCGGAAGGGCTGCTGCACCGCAACAGGGGCCTCGTCCTCGGGCTGTCACCGCGGCGCGTGGGACTCGTGACGGCGGCACGTAGCGCGGCGGAGGCCGACGTGCTGCAGACCCTCCGCGACAGCGGGCTGGCCTGGGAGGTCGTCCACGTCGACACCCGGGTGCAGGGCGTCGGCGCCGAACGCGAGGTCGCAGCGGCGCTGCACACCGTGGTGCGCCACGACGTGGACGTGGTGGCCCTCGTCCGCGGCGGTGGAGCCCGCACCGACCTCGCCGTCTTCGACCACGAGCTCGTCGCGCGCACCATCGCCGGCCTGCCCGTCCCGGTGATCACCGGCATCGGCCACGAGACCGACCAGAGCGTCGCCGACCTCGTCGCCCACCGCAGCGAGCGCACGCCCACCGCCTGCGCGCACGCGCTGGTCGAACACGTCAGGTCCGGAGCGGCCCGCGCCGAGCAGGCCTGGACCGGCATCGCCAGGCTCGCCACCGCGACCCTCGATCGGGCGGACGCCGACGCCGACGGGCGCGCCCGACGCGCCGCCCGGGCCGGGCGCGCCCGGATCGACCTCGCCGAGCACCGCCTCGCCGACGACCAGCGCCGCCTGCGCCGGCGCGCCGCCGACGCGACCTCCTCCGGTGCCGCCCGCCTCGAGCGCCGCGCCGGGCGAGTCGCCGCGGCCTCACGAGCCCACCTCCGTGTGCACGACCAGCGGATGGCCCGGGCCGTCACCGACCTCCGGGCCGGCGGCGCCCGCGCGCTGCTCGGTGCGGAGCACCGGGTCGAGCTGCAGGCCGCACGGGCCGCCGCCCTCGACCCGGGTCGGGCCCTCGCCCGGGGATGGACGATCACCCGGACCGTGACCGGCGCCGTGGTCCGTGGCACCATCGACGTCTCGCCCGGGGATCGCATCGTCACGACGGTCCGCGACGGCACCATCACCTCGGTCGTCGAGGCCGGCCCGGAACCACGAACGGAGAGCGACGCCGATGCCCGCTGAGGCCACCGCCGACGGGGACCACGACGACCTCGCGTACGCCGACGCGGTCGCGGAGCTCGAGGAGATCCTCACCGAGCTCGACCGCGACGACGTCGACGTCGACCGGCTCGCCGAGCAGGTGCAACGGGCGGCGTCGCTGATCACCCTGTGCCGCAGCCGCCTCCAGGCCGCCCGCGTCGAGGTGACCCGCATCGTGGCCGACCTCGACACCCTCGACACCGGCGACACCCCCGACGGCCCTGTGCCCTCCGCCGTCGACGCCGCCTCGCCCGACGGCCCAGGGGCCACCCCGTGAGCGCCGAGCGGCCGACGTCGGCCGTCGCCCCCCCGGCCCTGCTCGCCGTGGCCGGACCGGTCGAGGACCGCCTGCGGGAGATCCTCGCCGAGGAGACGGCCCGGTGGCTCGACGTCGACGGCGACCTCGCCGCCCCGCTCGACGTGCTCACCCGGTTCGTCCTGAACGGCGGCAAACGCCTGCGCCCGGCGTTCTGCCACTGGGCGTTCGTCGGCGCGGGCGGTGACCCCGACGACCCGCTGGTGGTCGACGCCGGTGCCGCGTTCGAACTCCTCCACGCGTTCGCCCTCGTGCACGACGACGTGATGGACGGGTCCCACACGCGACGGGGCGAGCAGACCGTCCACCTCGAGTTCGAGGACCTGCACGGGCGGAGCGACTGGCGGGGCGAGCCGCGTCGCTTCGGCGAGGGGGTGGCGATCCTCGTCGGCGACCTGGCCGACGTGTACGCCGACCGGCTCATGGGAGCGACCCCGCCCCCCACCTTCGCGGTGTGGAGCGAGCTCAAGATCGAGCTCAACGTCGGGCAGTACCTCGACGTCCTCGGCACCGCCCGGCCCGGCACCGACCTCGCCACCGCCCACCGGATCGCCCGCTACAAGTCCGGCAAGTACACGATCGAGCGCCCGTTGCACGTCGGGGCGGCGCTGGCCGGTCGGTTCGACGAGCTCGAAACGGCGCTGTCGGCGTACGGCGCGCCCCTCGGTGAGGCCTTCCAGCTTCGCGACGACATCCTCGGGGTGTTCGGCGACGCCGCCCGCACCGGCAAGCCCGTGGGCGACGACCTGCGCGAGGGCAAGCCCACCCCGCTGCTGGCCACCGCGTTGCAGTGGGCGAGCGGGCCCGACGCCGCCCTGCTCGAACGCGTGGGTGCCGCCGACCTCGACGACGACGAGGTGCGGGCGCTGCAACAGGTGCTGGTCGACTCCGGCGCCAAGGCGCACATCGAGGCCACCATCGGCGACCTCACCGACGTGGCGCTGCACACCCTCGAGCGCTCGCCGCTCCGGCCCGAGGCCGTCGACGCCCTCACCGACCTCGCCCACTACGTCGCCGCCCGCGACCTCTGAGCCGCGCCCGTCTCGAGTCCGAGCCCGTCAGCGCAGCGTTCGGAGCGCCTCCTCGAGGGGCAGGTCGAGGACGCCGATGTCGGCGGCGACGGCGGCCAACCAGTCGGGACGCACCCGGGCGCTGACGACGATGGGCGCCGGAACCTCACTGTCCTCCACCGCGAAGCGCACGAAGTCGAGCGCGTAGTCGGGAGGGCGCACGTCACGCGAGAGCTCGAGCAGCGCATAGGGGTCGGGGGTGACGTCGGGGTCGGGGTCGAGGAGGGTCACGTAGGGCGACGGGGGTTGGTGACCACCCCCGGCCAGGCCCGGGCCGTCGGCCAGGATCGCCCCGTGCACGAGCCGGGGACGCCCACCGGCCACGAGGAGCGCGATCCAGGCCCCGAGGCCCCGTCCGACGACCGTGACCGGGCCGTGGCGCTGGAGCACGGCGTCCACGTCGTAGGTGAGCCCCTCGGGCGTGTACCCGCCACCCCTGGGGACGCCCGACTCGCCGTGCCCGGTGAAGTCGAGCCCGAGCACCGGCCCGGGCCACGCCGCCGTCCAGGCCGGTCGCGTCGCGGGGGTGCGTTCACCGAGACCGTGCAGCAACAGCAGCGGCCGCCCGTCGCCGGGGGCGAGGGTGTGCAGCGCCAGGTGGAGGCGCCCCGACGGCAACCGCTCGGTGGTGCGGCTCACCGGTGGGGCTCCAGGAACTCGAGGACGAGGTCGGCCATCGCCCGGGGCTGCTCGATGTGGAGGAAGTGGCCGATGTCGTCGCAGAACTCGAGGCGCCCACCGGGCGGCAGGTAGGGCTCGACGTCGGCGCGACGGCTGTTCCAGCCCATCGGGTCGTCGGCCACCCCCGAGAGGACCCCGAGGAACGGCATCGGCAGGGCGGCCAGGTGGTCCATCGACCACTGGGGCCGCCAGGGTCCGAACCCGCCGAGGTGCAGCACCGGATCGATCTTCCAGCGCCAGCCGTCGTCGTCACGACGGGCACCGACGGTGACGAGGTACTCGAGCCACGCACGGCTCAGGCGGGGGTTCATCGGGGCCCGGCGGCCGGCCAGCCCCTCGATGGTGTCGGGGCGGCGACGGAGCTCGTTGCGTCGCACCCGGCGGTCGAGCGACGCCTCGAGGTCGGCCCGGCGCATGCGGCGCCGCTCGCGATCGCTGATGTCCGGCGCGGAGTGCTGCGAGGGCAGTCCGTCGAGGTTGACGAAGGCACGGGCCAGCCCGGGGCGGGCGTCGAGCAGGTCGAGCATCTGTCCGCCGCCCTTCGAGTGGCCGACCACACAGATCGGGGCGTCGGTGAGCTCGGCGAGCACCGCGTAGTGGTCGCGCACGTCGGCGGCCCAGCTGTAGAGGTGGGCGTGCTCGGAGTCACCGTGCCCCCGGGCGTCCCACGCCACGACCCGCCAGCCGGCGTCGGCCAGCAGCGGCGCGAACACGTCGAACGTCCGGGAGAAGTCGAACCCTCCGTGGACCAGGGCGAGGAGGGGATCGCCGGGGTCGCCCCACTCGTTCAGCGCCAGGTCGAGGCCGCTCCCGTGCAGCCGACGGGTGCGATCCGGGGCCCGGGCGCCGGGCACGCTCCTCGTCTCCTCGGTGTGGGCCACTCGACGATCGTAGGGGTGCGCCGGGCCGCCGCCGGGCGAGGCGGACGGGAGCGGCCGGTAGCCTCGGACGGCCATGCCCTCCCCCGCCGCCGAGGCCGCCCGGCGCCGCAC
Encoded here:
- the mce gene encoding methylmalonyl-CoA epimerase; translation: MSINVRRPGEDDQQTQTTQSGQTRPLLTEIDHIAIAVPDLGEAIDYYRETFGAVVDHREVVESDGVEEALLKVAESYVQLLTPTRDDSTVAKWLEKRGGPGIHHVGYRVADCGEALDAVKAQGFRVLDDAPRPGSRGTTVAFIHPKDALGTLIELVEE
- the ccrA gene encoding crotonyl-CoA carboxylase/reductase; its protein translation is MQQILDAIQAGASSDEFAALPIPESYRAVVVRKDEQEMFAGLPSAEKDPRRSLHVQEIALPEIAPDEAVIAVMASSINFNTVWSAIFEPVSTFGFLSRLGREGYWGARHDQDFHAVGSDASGVVLRVGSAVRKWKPGDKVVVHCNYVDDQDHSSHNDSMLADNQRIWGFETNYGGLADLSVVKANQLMPKPAHLTWEESAVNALCNSTSYRMLVSANAAPMRQGDAVLVWGATGGLGGYAVQYVLNGGGTPVGVVSSPDKVELLKDLGCEAVIDRKAAGYRFWSDEHTQDESEWRRLGKDIRGLIGRDVDIVFEHPGRQTFGASVFVAARGGTIVTCAATSGFMIEFDNRHLWMKLKRIVSSHFANYAEAWEANDLICQGRIQPILSAVHPLEGSGEAAYQVHRNLHEGKIAVLCAAPEEGLGIDDPEFRAEVGEDRVTAFRRHGA
- a CDS encoding polyprenyl synthetase family protein — its product is MSAERPTSAVAPPALLAVAGPVEDRLREILAEETARWLDVDGDLAAPLDVLTRFVLNGGKRLRPAFCHWAFVGAGGDPDDPLVVDAGAAFELLHAFALVHDDVMDGSHTRRGEQTVHLEFEDLHGRSDWRGEPRRFGEGVAILVGDLADVYADRLMGATPPPTFAVWSELKIELNVGQYLDVLGTARPGTDLATAHRIARYKSGKYTIERPLHVGAALAGRFDELETALSAYGAPLGEAFQLRDDILGVFGDAARTGKPVGDDLREGKPTPLLATALQWASGPDAALLERVGAADLDDDEVRALQQVLVDSGAKAHIEATIGDLTDVALHTLERSPLRPEAVDALTDLAHYVAARDL
- a CDS encoding alpha/beta hydrolase gives rise to the protein MSRTTERLPSGRLHLALHTLAPGDGRPLLLLHGLGERTPATRPAWTAAWPGPVLGLDFTGHGESGVPRGGGYTPEGLTYDVDAVLQRHGPVTVVGRGLGAWIALLVAGGRPRLVHGAILADGPGLAGGGHQPPSPYVTLLDPDPDVTPDPYALLELSRDVRPPDYALDFVRFAVEDSEVPAPIVVSARVRPDWLAAVAADIGVLDLPLEEALRTLR
- a CDS encoding alpha/beta hydrolase produces the protein MAHTEETRSVPGARAPDRTRRLHGSGLDLALNEWGDPGDPLLALVHGGFDFSRTFDVFAPLLADAGWRVVAWDARGHGDSEHAHLYSWAADVRDHYAVLAELTDAPICVVGHSKGGGQMLDLLDARPGLARAFVNLDGLPSQHSAPDISDRERRRMRRADLEASLDRRVRRNELRRRPDTIEGLAGRRAPMNPRLSRAWLEYLVTVGARRDDDGWRWKIDPVLHLGGFGPWRPQWSMDHLAALPMPFLGVLSGVADDPMGWNSRRADVEPYLPPGGRLEFCDDIGHFLHIEQPRAMADLVLEFLEPHR
- the xseB gene encoding exodeoxyribonuclease VII small subunit; translated protein: MPAEATADGDHDDLAYADAVAELEEILTELDRDDVDVDRLAEQVQRAASLITLCRSRLQAARVEVTRIVADLDTLDTGDTPDGPVPSAVDAASPDGPGATP
- the xseA gene encoding exodeoxyribonuclease VII large subunit; the encoded protein is MPERTFTVVELAAAVAEVVEGRFGSGLWVEGEVASMSRSRQGHVYFDLVDRPPEGGAPVAAIPTVLWSSARERVNALLRRHDSIRIVDGVRIRIGGRIEFYPPKGRLQLQMQQIDPTYTLGLLAGERDRVVRLLEAEGLLHRNRGLVLGLSPRRVGLVTAARSAAEADVLQTLRDSGLAWEVVHVDTRVQGVGAEREVAAALHTVVRHDVDVVALVRGGGARTDLAVFDHELVARTIAGLPVPVITGIGHETDQSVADLVAHRSERTPTACAHALVEHVRSGAARAEQAWTGIARLATATLDRADADADGRARRAARAGRARIDLAEHRLADDQRRLRRRAADATSSGAARLERRAGRVAAASRAHLRVHDQRMARAVTDLRAGGARALLGAEHRVELQAARAAALDPGRALARGWTITRTVTGAVVRGTIDVSPGDRIVTTVRDGTITSVVEAGPEPRTESDADAR